A portion of the Bacteroides faecium genome contains these proteins:
- a CDS encoding LemA family protein, translating to MTILIVVGIIVLLGIIFASMYNSLVRLRNNRENAFADIDVQLKQRHDLIPQLVDTVKGYAAHEKETLDRVIQARNGAVNAKTIDDKIAAENQLSSALAGLKITLEAYPDLKANQNFLQLQEEISDVENKLAAVRRYFNSATKEYNNAVQTFPSNIIAGMTGFQREIMFDLGKNERANLEQAPKINF from the coding sequence ATGACTATACTTATTGTTGTAGGAATTATTGTATTGTTGGGCATCATTTTTGCATCCATGTACAATTCGCTAGTGAGACTGAGAAACAATCGTGAAAACGCGTTTGCCGACATTGACGTGCAGTTGAAGCAACGCCATGACTTGATTCCGCAATTGGTAGATACCGTGAAAGGATATGCCGCACACGAAAAAGAGACACTCGACCGTGTGATTCAGGCACGTAACGGCGCTGTCAACGCCAAGACTATCGACGATAAGATAGCGGCTGAAAATCAGCTAAGCTCTGCTCTTGCAGGACTGAAAATCACACTGGAAGCCTATCCCGACCTAAAGGCAAATCAGAATTTCCTGCAATTACAGGAAGAAATATCCGACGTGGAGAATAAGCTGGCTGCTGTCCGCCGTTATTTCAACTCGGCTACCAAAGAATATAATAACGCCGTGCAGACATTCCCTTCTAATATCATAGCAGGCATGACCGGATTCCAAAGAGAAATCATGTTCGATTTGGGAAAGAATGAACGCGCTAATCTGGAACAGGCTCCCAAAATCAATTTCTAA
- a CDS encoding RNA polymerase sigma factor: MKSLSFRKDLIGVQEELLRFAYKLTANREEANDLLQETSLKALDNEEKFAPDTNFKGWMYTIMRNIFINNYRKIVRDQTFVDPTDNYYHLNLPQDSGFESTEGAYDLKEMHRIVNALPKEYKVPFSMHVSGFKYREIAEKLGLPLGTVKSRIFFTRQRLQQELKDFV; the protein is encoded by the coding sequence ATGAAAAGTTTAAGTTTCAGAAAAGATTTAATTGGAGTTCAGGAGGAGTTGCTTCGTTTCGCTTATAAACTAACGGCCAACCGCGAAGAAGCGAACGATTTGTTGCAGGAAACATCTTTAAAAGCCTTGGATAATGAGGAAAAATTTGCTCCGGACACAAATTTCAAGGGATGGATGTATACTATCATGCGTAACATCTTTATTAATAACTACCGGAAAATCGTACGCGACCAGACTTTCGTAGACCCCACCGATAATTATTATCACTTGAACCTGCCTCAGGATTCAGGATTCGAAAGCACGGAAGGTGCCTATGACTTGAAGGAAATGCACCGCATTGTCAATGCATTGCCAAAAGAGTATAAGGTGCCTTTTTCCATGCACGTATCCGGTTTCAAATACCGTGAGATTGCAGAGAAATTAGGTTTGCCATTAGGCACAGTGAAGAGCCGCATTTTCTTCACGCGCCAACGTTTACAACAAGAATTGAAGGACTTCGTATAA
- the mtgA gene encoding monofunctional biosynthetic peptidoglycan transglycosylase encodes MHKQLLIKKLLRYTRNLLIFFFASTLLTVIIYRFMPVYITPLMVIRSVQQIFSGDKPTWKHTWVSFDKISPNLPMAVIASEDNRFAEHNGFDFVEIKKAMKENETRKRKRGASTISQQTAKNVFLWPQSSWVRKGLEVYFTFLIETFWSKERIMEVYLNSIEMGNGIYGAQATAKNKFGTTAAKLTKGQCALIAATLPNPIRFNSAKPSPYILKRQNQILRLMNLVPKFPPEEKTTEKKSSKSKKKKKR; translated from the coding sequence ATGCACAAGCAGCTTCTCATTAAGAAATTACTGCGTTATACGCGCAACCTGCTGATATTCTTCTTTGCATCGACCTTACTGACGGTCATTATCTATCGGTTTATGCCGGTTTATATCACTCCGTTGATGGTTATCCGAAGCGTTCAGCAGATTTTCTCAGGAGATAAACCCACGTGGAAACACACGTGGGTTTCTTTTGATAAGATATCTCCCAACCTGCCGATGGCAGTCATCGCTTCCGAAGACAACCGTTTTGCCGAGCATAACGGGTTCGATTTCGTAGAAATCAAGAAAGCGATGAAAGAGAATGAAACACGCAAACGGAAACGGGGCGCAAGCACCATCAGTCAGCAGACAGCCAAGAACGTCTTCTTATGGCCGCAGTCTTCGTGGGTACGGAAAGGGCTTGAAGTTTATTTCACGTTCCTTATCGAAACATTCTGGTCGAAAGAACGAATCATGGAAGTCTATCTCAACTCTATTGAAATGGGAAACGGCATCTACGGAGCGCAAGCTACCGCAAAAAACAAGTTCGGCACGACAGCCGCCAAACTAACGAAAGGTCAATGTGCCCTCATAGCCGCCACTCTTCCCAATCCGATACGGTTTAATTCGGCGAAGCCTTCGCCTTACATACTAAAACGGCAAAATCAAATCTTACGGTTGATGAACCTGGTTCCCAAGTTCCCGCCGGAAGAGAAAACTACAGAAAAGAAAAGTAGCAAAAGCAAGAAAAAGAAGAAACGGTAG
- a CDS encoding OmpA family protein, translated as MNKMKFMVLFMSIAMIFGSCGSMNNTGKGAAIGGGSGAALGAILGGVIGKGKGAAIGAAIGTAVGAGTGALIGKKMDKAAAEAKQIEGAQVEQITDNNGLQAVKVTFDSGILFTTGNATLSAAAKSALSKFANNVLNQNRDMDVSIYGYTDNQGWKNSTAAQSQQKNLNLSQERAQSVSSYLLSCGVSTNQIKGVQGMGESDPVANNDTAAGREQNRRVEVYMYASEQMIRDAQAASH; from the coding sequence ATGAACAAGATGAAATTTATGGTTCTCTTCATGAGTATAGCCATGATATTTGGTAGTTGTGGAAGTATGAACAACACTGGTAAAGGTGCTGCTATCGGTGGTGGTTCGGGCGCTGCACTGGGTGCAATCCTCGGTGGTGTTATCGGCAAAGGCAAAGGTGCCGCTATCGGTGCTGCCATTGGTACGGCAGTAGGTGCGGGAACCGGTGCTCTTATCGGCAAGAAGATGGATAAGGCAGCGGCGGAAGCAAAACAAATCGAAGGCGCACAAGTAGAACAGATAACAGACAACAACGGACTGCAAGCCGTGAAAGTTACATTCGATTCAGGAATTCTTTTCACTACGGGTAATGCAACTCTGAGTGCTGCCGCCAAATCTGCTCTGAGCAAATTTGCCAACAACGTACTCAACCAGAACCGTGACATGGACGTATCCATTTATGGATATACCGACAACCAGGGTTGGAAGAACAGTACTGCCGCACAAAGCCAGCAAAAGAACCTGAACCTGTCACAGGAACGTGCACAGAGTGTATCCAGCTACCTGTTGAGTTGTGGTGTTTCTACCAATCAGATTAAAGGTGTACAAGGAATGGGCGAAAGCGACCCAGTTGCAAACAATGACACAGCAGCCGGCCGTGAACAGAACCGTCGTGTAGAAGTTTACATGTACGCTAGTGAGCAAATGATTAGAGATGCACAAGCAGCTTCTCATTAA
- a CDS encoding MATE family efflux transporter encodes MQGIKNLTQGPINRQLFNLAMPIMATSFIQMAYSLTDMAWVGRLGSEAVAAIGSVGILTWMSGSISLLNKVGSEVSVGQSIGAQSQEDARNFASHNITIALIISLCWGTLLFVFAEPIIRIYELEEHITANAVQYLRIVSTGLPFVFLSAAFTGIYNAAGRSKVPFFISGTGLILNIILDPLFIFGFGLGTNGAAYATWIAEASVFLIFIYQLRHRDALLGGFPFFTRLKKKYTRRILKLGLPVATLNTLFAFVNMFLCRTASEQGGHIGLMTFTTGGQIEAITWNTSQGFSTALSAFIAQNYAAGRIERVLRAWHTTLWMTGIFGTFCTLLFVFFGNEVFSIFVPEQAAYEAGGVFLRIDGYSQLFMMLEITMQGVFYGIGRTIPPAVISIVCNYMRIPLAILFVRMGMGVEGIWWAVCVTTVAKGLILLSWFVIIKKKCLNIRSVAKG; translated from the coding sequence ATGCAAGGAATAAAGAATCTTACGCAAGGCCCTATCAACCGTCAACTGTTCAATCTGGCAATGCCTATCATGGCAACTTCATTCATTCAGATGGCATATAGTCTTACGGATATGGCTTGGGTGGGACGACTGGGAAGTGAAGCCGTAGCCGCCATTGGCTCTGTCGGTATCCTGACGTGGATGTCCGGTTCTATCTCCTTATTAAATAAGGTAGGTTCCGAAGTCAGTGTCGGACAGTCCATCGGTGCACAGAGTCAGGAAGACGCACGGAACTTCGCATCTCACAATATTACAATTGCATTGATTATTTCCTTGTGTTGGGGGACATTGCTTTTCGTTTTCGCAGAGCCTATCATACGTATCTATGAGCTTGAAGAGCATATTACCGCCAATGCCGTACAATACCTACGGATTGTTTCGACCGGATTGCCGTTCGTATTCCTCTCCGCCGCCTTCACAGGTATTTATAATGCGGCAGGACGCAGTAAAGTTCCCTTCTTTATAAGCGGCACGGGATTGATACTGAACATCATCCTCGACCCTCTGTTCATATTCGGATTCGGACTGGGAACAAACGGCGCAGCTTATGCTACCTGGATTGCAGAAGCGAGTGTATTTCTTATTTTCATCTATCAGTTACGTCACAGAGATGCCCTGCTCGGCGGATTCCCCTTCTTTACCCGTCTGAAGAAAAAATACACACGGAGAATCTTAAAGTTGGGACTCCCCGTAGCGACTTTGAACACTCTATTTGCTTTCGTCAATATGTTCCTTTGCCGCACAGCTTCAGAGCAGGGCGGACATATCGGCCTGATGACTTTCACCACCGGCGGACAGATAGAAGCCATCACTTGGAATACTTCGCAAGGGTTCTCCACCGCACTAAGTGCCTTTATCGCCCAAAACTATGCGGCCGGACGAATCGAGCGGGTACTTAGAGCCTGGCACACAACCTTATGGATGACAGGAATTTTCGGAACATTCTGCACATTGCTTTTTGTTTTCTTCGGAAATGAGGTCTTCTCTATTTTTGTCCCTGAACAAGCGGCTTACGAAGCCGGAGGTGTATTCCTGCGTATCGACGGGTATTCGCAGCTCTTTATGATGCTCGAAATCACCATGCAGGGAGTATTCTATGGTATCGGACGTACAATACCGCCTGCTGTTATCAGTATCGTATGCAACTATATGCGTATCCCGCTTGCCATCCTGTTTGTACGGATGGGTATGGGAGTAGAAGGCATTTGGTGGGCTGTCTGCGTCACTACGGTTGCCAAAGGACTGATTCTTTTAAGCTGGTTTGTCATCATCAAGAAAAAGTGCCTGAATATCCGTAGTGTGGCCAAAGGATAG
- a CDS encoding GDSL-type esterase/lipase family protein, which produces MKQKFSTIFFLLLLLLAGSRVVAQNAPKPFDIEQPSLRVFLPAPELATGRAVVACPGGGYSHLAVDHEGYDWAPYFNKQGIALIVLKYRMPKGDRTLPISDAEAAMKIVRDSADVWNLNPNDIGIMGSSAGGHLASTIATHAKPELRPNFQILFYPVITMDKSYTHMGSHNNLLGQDASAELEAEYSNEKQVTKDTPRAFIVYSDDDKAVPPANGVNYYLALNKHKVPAVLHIYPSGGHGWGIRENFLYKNEMLNELTSWLNSFKVPHKDAIRVACIGNSITYGARIKNRNRDSYPAVLGRMMGGAYWVKNFGVSARTLLNKGDHPYMNEKAYQDALAFNPNIVVIKLGTNDSKSFNWKYKADFTKDLQTMVDAFKALPVQPKIYLCYPSKAYQTGDNINDDIISKEIIPMIRKVAKKNNLSVIDLHTAMDGMPQLFPDKIHPNEAGAEIMAKAVYQALKK; this is translated from the coding sequence ATGAAACAGAAATTTTCTACTATTTTTTTCCTGTTACTTCTTTTGTTGGCAGGTTCCCGGGTGGTAGCTCAAAATGCTCCGAAACCATTTGATATTGAACAACCTTCGCTTCGTGTATTCCTTCCTGCACCGGAACTGGCAACGGGTCGTGCTGTGGTGGCATGTCCGGGTGGCGGATATTCTCATTTGGCTGTCGATCACGAAGGTTATGACTGGGCACCGTATTTCAACAAACAAGGTATTGCACTGATTGTCTTGAAATACCGCATGCCGAAAGGCGACCGCACGCTTCCTATCTCAGATGCCGAAGCTGCCATGAAGATAGTTCGTGACAGTGCGGATGTATGGAACCTGAATCCGAATGACATTGGTATCATGGGGTCTTCCGCCGGTGGTCACTTGGCATCGACCATCGCTACCCATGCCAAACCCGAACTCCGTCCGAATTTCCAGATTCTTTTCTATCCGGTGATTACGATGGATAAATCTTATACTCACATGGGTTCTCACAACAATCTTTTGGGTCAGGATGCGTCCGCCGAACTGGAAGCTGAATATTCCAATGAAAAGCAAGTGACGAAGGATACGCCCCGTGCCTTTATCGTTTATAGTGACGACGACAAGGCTGTTCCACCCGCCAACGGAGTGAACTATTACCTCGCTCTGAACAAGCACAAAGTCCCTGCCGTCCTTCATATCTATCCTTCCGGCGGACATGGCTGGGGAATCCGTGAGAACTTCCTTTATAAGAATGAAATGCTGAACGAGCTGACTTCCTGGCTGAATAGCTTCAAAGTACCTCATAAGGATGCGATTCGTGTTGCTTGCATCGGCAATAGCATTACCTACGGAGCCCGCATCAAGAACCGCAACCGCGACAGTTACCCTGCCGTATTGGGACGTATGATGGGTGGTGCATATTGGGTGAAGAATTTCGGAGTAAGTGCCCGCACCTTATTAAATAAGGGCGACCATCCTTATATGAATGAAAAAGCCTATCAGGACGCATTGGCTTTCAACCCCAATATCGTAGTCATCAAACTTGGAACGAACGACAGCAAATCATTCAACTGGAAGTATAAGGCAGACTTCACAAAAGACCTGCAAACAATGGTAGATGCTTTCAAAGCCCTTCCGGTCCAACCTAAAATTTATCTCTGTTATCCTTCCAAAGCTTATCAGACTGGTGACAATATCAACGATGATATTATTTCAAAAGAAATCATTCCGATGATAAGGAAGGTTGCCAAGAAAAACAACCTGTCTGTTATCGACCTTCATACGGCAATGGACGGAATGCCCCAGCTTTTCCCGGACAAGATTCATCCGAACGAAGCGGGAGCTGAAATAATGGCAAAAGCCGTTTATCAGGCTTTGAAAAAGTAA
- a CDS encoding PAS domain-containing sensor histidine kinase, with translation MNKQKDFTFFSKLMACANMGWWKANLATLSYECSEHIAELLGLDKTGIISFEDFDKRILKGEQHLTAIYALGVLQIPESVYLLDTKRGAVWVRSKVCFKETDEEGNTIVYGIVEIQDAPDMASAYQALQYSERLLRKIFKHLPVGIELYNKNGILMDLNDKELEMFHVDKKEDILGINIFDNPIFPEEMKKRLRNNEDADFTFRYDFSKVGQYYPNSKKEGTIDLVTKVTTLYDDNHNPVSYLLINADKTETTVAYNKIQEFEEFFELVGDYAKVGYVHYNILSGQGYAQKSWYRNIGEADGTPLSEIFGIYRHFHPDDRESMIRFLEDARKGAAVKFNHEIRVLRADGAYTWTHVNLLVKKYAPQDNIIELIGINYDITELKETEEKLVKARDKAEASDRLKSAFLANMSHEIRTPLNAIVGFSSLLASTEDVAEKELYNSLISHNNELLLNLINDVLDLSKIESGYLELHPNWFNLAELLNESVAEYACQVPSGIELRTNYPEQDFLVDLDRLRIKQILNNFLSNSLKNTTRGHIEVFYEIDSCCVRIGVSDTGRGIAQNMREKIFERFEKVDSFAQGAGLGLSICKSIVDKMNGRILIDSQLGIGSTFVIELPCQSVQV, from the coding sequence ATGAATAAACAGAAAGATTTTACATTTTTCTCGAAGCTAATGGCTTGCGCTAATATGGGATGGTGGAAAGCCAATTTAGCAACATTGAGTTATGAATGTTCTGAACATATAGCAGAACTTTTAGGTTTGGATAAAACTGGGATTATCAGTTTCGAGGACTTCGATAAACGCATACTGAAAGGGGAACAGCACCTCACGGCAATCTATGCTTTAGGTGTGCTTCAAATACCGGAATCCGTATATTTGCTCGACACAAAGAGAGGTGCTGTATGGGTACGGAGCAAAGTTTGCTTTAAAGAAACGGACGAAGAAGGAAATACAATAGTTTACGGCATAGTCGAAATACAGGACGCTCCCGATATGGCATCGGCATATCAGGCTTTGCAATATAGCGAACGACTCCTGCGCAAAATCTTCAAACACCTGCCCGTAGGTATCGAACTATACAATAAAAATGGAATTTTGATGGACCTGAACGATAAGGAACTCGAAATGTTTCATGTCGATAAAAAGGAAGATATCCTGGGCATCAACATATTCGACAATCCTATTTTCCCGGAAGAAATGAAAAAACGGCTGCGTAATAATGAAGATGCCGATTTTACTTTCCGCTATGATTTCTCGAAAGTAGGGCAGTATTATCCGAATTCGAAGAAAGAAGGAACGATTGATTTAGTAACAAAAGTAACTACCCTGTATGATGATAATCATAATCCGGTAAGTTATCTGCTGATTAATGCAGATAAGACGGAAACGACTGTCGCTTATAATAAGATTCAGGAATTTGAGGAGTTCTTCGAACTGGTCGGTGATTACGCTAAAGTGGGTTATGTCCATTATAATATTTTGAGCGGGCAGGGGTATGCCCAAAAAAGTTGGTATAGGAATATAGGTGAAGCGGACGGCACGCCATTGTCTGAAATCTTTGGTATCTACCGGCATTTTCATCCCGACGACCGTGAATCAATGATTCGTTTTCTGGAAGATGCGCGGAAAGGCGCAGCTGTCAAATTTAACCATGAAATACGTGTTCTTAGGGCAGATGGTGCATATACATGGACGCATGTCAACCTGCTAGTCAAGAAATATGCTCCGCAAGATAATATTATCGAGCTAATCGGTATCAACTATGATATTACCGAACTGAAGGAAACGGAAGAGAAACTTGTCAAGGCCCGCGATAAAGCCGAAGCGTCCGACCGTCTGAAATCTGCTTTTCTGGCTAATATGAGCCATGAGATACGTACTCCCTTGAATGCTATCGTCGGCTTTTCAAGTCTGTTGGCAAGTACGGAAGATGTGGCGGAGAAAGAACTATATAATTCACTCATCAGCCACAACAACGAGCTCTTGCTCAATCTGATAAACGATGTCCTTGACCTTTCCAAGATAGAATCCGGTTATTTGGAACTGCATCCTAATTGGTTTAACTTGGCAGAACTTCTTAACGAGAGCGTCGCAGAATATGCCTGTCAAGTGCCTTCTGGCATCGAACTTCGTACTAACTATCCCGAGCAGGACTTCTTAGTGGATTTAGACAGGTTGCGTATCAAACAGATATTGAACAACTTCCTCTCGAATTCTCTCAAGAACACAACTCGAGGGCACATAGAAGTATTCTATGAAATAGATTCCTGTTGTGTACGTATCGGCGTCAGCGATACTGGACGTGGAATAGCTCAAAATATGAGGGAAAAGATATTCGAAAGATTTGAGAAAGTAGACTCTTTTGCCCAAGGTGCAGGGCTGGGCTTGTCTATCTGTAAATCTATTGTCGATAAAATGAACGGACGGATATTGATAGATTCCCAACTGGGTATAGGCAGTACTTTTGTAATCGAATTGCCTTGTCAATCTGTTCAAGTATAA
- the ettA gene encoding energy-dependent translational throttle protein EttA: MADDKKIIFSMVGVSKAFTPNKNVLKDIYLSFFYGAKIGIIGLNGSGKSTLLKIIAGLEKSYQGEVVFSPGYSVGYLAQEPHLDNTKTVKEVVMEGVQPIVDALTEYEEINQKFGLPEYYEDQDKMDALFTRQGELQDIIDATDAWNLDSKLERAMDALRCPPEDQPVVNLSGGERRRVALCRLLLQKPDILLLDEPTNHLDAESIDWLEQHLQQYEGTVIAVTHDRYFLDHVAGWILELDRGEGIPWKGNYSSWLEQKTKRMEMEEKTVSKRRKTLERELEWVRMAPKARQAKGKARLNSYDKLLNEDVKEKEEKLEIFIPNGPRLGNKVIEAKHVAKAYGDKLLFDDLNFMLPPNGIVGVIGPNGAGKTTLFRLIMGLDTVDKGEFEVGETVKVAYVDQQHRDIDPNKSVYQVISGGNELIRMGGRDVNARAYLSRFNFSGGDQEKLCGVLSGGERNRLHLAMALKEEGNVLLLDEPTNDIDVNTLRALEEGLEDFAGCAVVISHDRWFLDRICTHILAFEGDSNVFYFEGSYSEYEENKLKRLGNEEPKRVRYRKLMTD; encoded by the coding sequence ATGGCTGACGATAAAAAAATAATCTTCTCGATGGTGGGGGTAAGCAAAGCTTTTACACCCAATAAGAATGTGCTGAAAGACATTTACTTGTCATTCTTTTATGGAGCGAAAATCGGAATTATCGGTTTGAACGGTTCCGGTAAATCAACTTTATTGAAGATTATCGCAGGTTTGGAAAAATCCTATCAGGGAGAAGTAGTATTCTCACCCGGATATTCTGTAGGTTACTTGGCACAGGAACCTCATTTGGACAACACAAAAACAGTAAAAGAAGTAGTAATGGAAGGCGTGCAACCTATTGTTGACGCACTAACAGAATACGAAGAAATCAACCAAAAATTCGGTCTGCCGGAGTACTATGAGGACCAGGACAAGATGGACGCCCTCTTTACCCGTCAAGGCGAATTACAGGATATTATTGACGCAACAGACGCATGGAATCTCGACAGCAAACTGGAACGCGCAATGGACGCCCTTCGCTGTCCGCCCGAAGACCAACCGGTAGTCAATCTTTCCGGTGGTGAACGTCGCCGTGTAGCCCTCTGTCGTCTACTATTGCAGAAACCTGACATCCTGTTGCTGGACGAACCTACCAACCATCTGGACGCAGAATCTATCGACTGGCTGGAACAGCACTTGCAACAATACGAAGGAACAGTTATCGCCGTAACTCACGACCGCTACTTCCTTGACCACGTTGCCGGATGGATTCTTGAACTCGACCGTGGCGAAGGTATTCCCTGGAAAGGTAACTACTCTTCTTGGCTGGAACAGAAAACCAAACGTATGGAAATGGAAGAGAAAACAGTCAGCAAACGTCGTAAAACGTTGGAACGCGAGCTGGAGTGGGTGCGTATGGCTCCGAAAGCCCGTCAGGCAAAGGGCAAAGCCCGTCTTAACTCTTACGACAAATTGCTGAATGAAGACGTAAAAGAGAAAGAAGAGAAACTCGAAATCTTTATTCCGAACGGTCCTCGCTTGGGTAACAAAGTAATTGAAGCCAAACATGTAGCCAAAGCCTACGGCGACAAACTTCTCTTTGACGACTTGAACTTCATGCTTCCACCTAACGGCATCGTCGGCGTAATCGGCCCCAATGGTGCAGGAAAAACTACTTTGTTCCGCCTGATTATGGGGTTGGATACGGTAGATAAAGGCGAATTTGAAGTAGGGGAGACTGTAAAAGTAGCTTATGTAGACCAGCAACACCGTGACATCGACCCGAACAAAAGCGTTTATCAAGTCATCTCCGGCGGTAATGAATTGATTCGTATGGGTGGACGCGATGTAAATGCCCGTGCCTACCTTTCCCGTTTCAACTTTTCAGGCGGCGACCAGGAAAAACTCTGCGGCGTCCTTTCCGGTGGTGAAAGAAACCGCTTGCACCTGGCGATGGCTTTGAAAGAAGAAGGCAACGTATTACTGCTCGATGAGCCTACCAATGACATCGACGTAAATACATTGCGTGCACTGGAAGAAGGTCTGGAAGACTTCGCTGGTTGCGCGGTAGTTATTTCGCACGACCGTTGGTTCCTCGACCGTATCTGTACACACATTCTTGCTTTCGAAGGAGACTCCAATGTATTCTACTTCGAAGGCTCTTATTCAGAGTACGAAGAAAATAAATTGAAACGTTTGGGAAATGAAGAACCGAAACGCGTTCGTTATAGAAAGCTAATGACTGACTAG